The Achromobacter pestifer genome includes a region encoding these proteins:
- a CDS encoding LysR family transcriptional regulator, translating into MTPRLDLYTLQVFLAVLEEGSIAAAAAREHIAPSALSKRLSELERVLDVPLFQRHARGVEPTSAARALARRARTLLHQTQDLAAEIRDYSTGLRGRVRVAANLSSIAQFLPMELRRFLTQHPNVQIDLEESVSSGVTRAVIDNAADIGVYTQSDEENGLDIFPYHRDVMALVARSGHPLSRHRQVSFADTLDYDHVGMHRGSAANYLFTREAASMSRSLRLRFQVTSYDALVSMVRADLGIGIVPAKALSAYVCDELCIIPLTDAWARRQLKLCVRSNESLSGAARLLLDHLIAEAATQQ; encoded by the coding sequence ATGACCCCTCGTCTGGATCTGTATACCCTGCAGGTATTCCTGGCCGTGCTGGAAGAAGGCAGCATCGCCGCCGCGGCCGCGCGCGAACATATCGCGCCATCGGCGCTGTCGAAACGCCTGTCCGAACTCGAACGCGTTCTGGACGTGCCGCTGTTCCAGCGCCATGCGCGCGGCGTGGAGCCGACCAGCGCCGCGCGCGCACTGGCGCGGCGCGCGCGCACCTTGCTGCATCAGACCCAGGACCTGGCCGCCGAAATCCGCGACTACTCGACCGGCCTGCGCGGCCGCGTGCGCGTCGCCGCCAACCTGTCTTCGATTGCGCAATTCCTGCCGATGGAACTGCGCCGCTTCCTGACGCAGCACCCCAATGTGCAGATCGACCTGGAAGAATCCGTCAGTTCCGGCGTCACCCGCGCCGTGATCGACAACGCCGCCGACATCGGCGTCTATACACAGTCCGATGAAGAGAACGGGCTGGACATTTTCCCCTACCACCGCGATGTCATGGCGTTGGTGGCGCGCTCCGGACACCCTCTGTCGCGGCACCGGCAGGTCTCGTTCGCCGACACCCTGGACTACGACCATGTCGGCATGCACCGGGGCAGCGCCGCGAACTATCTGTTCACGCGCGAAGCCGCCTCCATGAGCCGCTCCCTGCGGCTGCGCTTCCAGGTCACCTCCTACGACGCGCTGGTATCCATGGTGCGCGCCGACCTGGGTATCGGCATCGTGCCCGCCAAAGCCCTGTCCGCTTACGTATGCGACGAGCTATGCATCATTCCGCTGACCGATGCCTGGGCCAGGCGCCAGCTGAAATTGTGCGTGCGCAGCAATGAATCGCTATCAGGCGCCGCCCGGCTGCTGCTGGATCACCTGATCGCCGAAGCCGCAACGCAGCAATAG
- a CDS encoding DUF3313 domain-containing protein translates to MKIRLALAACCAVIGLAGCTNLPKPQNYSTSLGEKQSRLKQDPDWSAGMVWVRPGPPIASQYQKKLILEPVQYIQGDRPDELDMKQDSAMRERVLAYLNEAIRREFEQAGYQLLTQPAPHALRLSAAITGTFRNDRDPRMMEYIPIGFVIGQTVKAAGYRDQSARLLLEAALRDANTNELLITSLGTVTGGNLPVDRKPTADDVRSAIDDWARHAREQFDRIWLEDRPEAG, encoded by the coding sequence ATGAAGATCCGTCTCGCTCTGGCCGCCTGCTGTGCGGTGATCGGCCTTGCCGGCTGCACCAACCTGCCCAAGCCGCAGAACTACTCCACTTCCCTGGGCGAAAAACAAAGCCGGCTCAAGCAGGATCCCGACTGGAGCGCCGGCATGGTCTGGGTGCGCCCCGGTCCGCCCATCGCCAGCCAATACCAGAAGAAACTCATCCTGGAGCCGGTGCAATACATCCAGGGCGACCGGCCCGACGAGCTGGACATGAAGCAAGACAGCGCCATGCGCGAGCGCGTACTGGCCTACCTGAACGAAGCGATCCGGCGCGAGTTCGAACAAGCCGGTTATCAATTGTTGACCCAGCCCGCGCCGCATGCGCTGCGCCTGAGCGCCGCCATCACCGGCACCTTCCGCAACGATCGCGACCCCAGGATGATGGAGTACATCCCCATCGGCTTCGTCATCGGCCAGACCGTCAAGGCCGCGGGCTACCGCGACCAGTCCGCGCGCCTGCTGCTCGAAGCGGCCCTGCGCGACGCCAATACCAACGAACTGCTCATCACCTCGCTGGGCACCGTCACGGGCGGCAATCTGCCCGTGGACCGCAAACCCACCGCGGACGACGTGCGCAGCGCCATCGACGATTGGGCGCGCCACGCGCGCGAACAGTTCGACCGCATCTGGCTGGAAGACAGGCCGGAAGCCGGTTAG
- a CDS encoding GNAT family N-acetyltransferase codes for MTDQQQKFMIRPAGPEDAGLLEDLLMRTYESTWMPEMTAQRDRQFRASGKTGQYVRTRGNLFMVCDIDGVQAGMADWENDFIWALHVHPARQGQGVGGALLAWMEAAIRAAGFARARLETDSFNTRSRQFYGKHGYAETDTYPDEEWDSGFTTILLEKPLPA; via the coding sequence ATGACCGACCAACAACAGAAATTCATGATCAGGCCGGCCGGGCCTGAGGATGCCGGCTTGCTGGAAGACCTGTTGATGCGCACCTACGAGAGCACGTGGATGCCGGAAATGACGGCGCAACGGGACCGGCAGTTCCGCGCCAGCGGCAAGACTGGCCAGTACGTGCGCACCAGGGGGAACCTCTTCATGGTCTGCGACATCGACGGCGTGCAGGCAGGCATGGCGGATTGGGAGAACGACTTTATCTGGGCTTTGCACGTGCATCCCGCAAGGCAAGGCCAGGGCGTTGGCGGCGCCTTGCTGGCCTGGATGGAAGCGGCCATCCGCGCTGCGGGATTCGCACGCGCGCGGCTGGAGACGGACTCCTTCAATACGCGCAGCCGCCAGTTCTACGGCAAGCACGGCTACGCCGAGACCGATACCTATCCCGACGAAGAATGGGATAGCGGCTTTACCACCATCCTGCTGGAAAAGCCGCTGCCAGCGTGA
- a CDS encoding FMN-binding negative transcriptional regulator yields MYLPSAFREDSLEVQHEFIRAHPLGVLTTSGEGGLMANHIPCLLYPEGPHGVLRLHVARANPQLADLAAGRECLVVFHGPQAYVTPSWYPTKAETHKVVPTWNFVAVHAWGTPVIQDDPAWLRAQLDALTDSQERARARPWRVADAPADFIAAQMRAIVGVEIPIARIEGKWKVSQNRTLADRRGVAEGLAAENGDAVMAGLVARRGGLE; encoded by the coding sequence ATGTACCTGCCGTCCGCCTTTCGCGAAGACTCGCTCGAAGTCCAGCACGAATTCATCCGCGCCCATCCCCTGGGTGTGCTCACCACCAGCGGGGAGGGCGGGCTGATGGCGAACCACATTCCCTGTCTGCTGTATCCCGAAGGGCCGCATGGCGTATTGCGCCTGCACGTGGCCCGCGCCAATCCGCAGCTTGCCGACCTGGCGGCGGGCCGCGAATGCCTGGTCGTTTTCCATGGACCGCAGGCCTACGTCACGCCGTCGTGGTACCCGACCAAGGCCGAGACGCACAAGGTCGTGCCTACCTGGAACTTCGTCGCCGTGCACGCCTGGGGCACGCCGGTGATCCAGGACGATCCGGCCTGGTTGCGGGCTCAGCTGGATGCGCTGACCGACAGCCAGGAAAGGGCGCGCGCGCGGCCCTGGCGCGTGGCCGACGCGCCGGCGGATTTCATCGCGGCCCAGATGCGCGCCATCGTCGGCGTGGAGATTCCCATTGCGCGCATCGAGGGCAAATGGAAAGTCAGCCAGAACCGCACGCTAGCCGACAGGCGCGGCGTGGCCGAAGGCCTGGCGGCCGAAAACGGCGATGCCGTCATGGCCGGGCTGGTTGCCCGCCGCGGCGGACTCGAGTAA
- a CDS encoding MFS transporter, whose translation MRTPRKFFGWTVLYATFALAVFGWGVGFYGPPVFLHAVAQRTGWGVALVSGAVTLHFLCGTLVVANLPRLYRRCGVPAVTLGGAVLLALGVGGWATAAQPWQLYAAALFSGMGWVTLGAAAVNALISPWFVQRRPAALGMAYNGASVGGIVFSPLWVYLISQAGFAQAALWVGLAMVAAIAVLSRKVFAVTPQQLGQEPDGISTAAQAPAPATRVASPAPVANLWRDRAFLTLAAGMALGLFAQIGLIAHLLSMLAPLLGAQTAGLAMGLATAAAIGGRTLVGWLMPASVDRRKVACLAYAIQIAGSLVLMLAAEHAWAIWLGVLLFGSGIGNATSLPPLIAQTEFARADTQRVVPLIVAISQGAYAFAPALFGMLRAWSEQAGQPLLWFLAAAASLQAAAIACFALGRITRVRRGGQPARP comes from the coding sequence ATGCGCACACCCCGGAAATTCTTCGGCTGGACAGTCCTTTACGCCACCTTCGCGCTGGCGGTCTTCGGCTGGGGCGTCGGCTTCTACGGCCCGCCCGTGTTCCTGCACGCGGTGGCGCAGCGCACCGGCTGGGGCGTGGCGCTGGTATCCGGCGCCGTCACCCTGCACTTTCTTTGCGGCACCTTGGTGGTCGCCAACCTGCCGCGCCTGTACCGGCGCTGCGGCGTGCCCGCCGTCACCTTGGGCGGCGCCGTGCTGCTTGCGCTCGGCGTGGGCGGCTGGGCCACGGCCGCGCAGCCCTGGCAGTTGTACGCCGCCGCCCTGTTCTCGGGCATGGGCTGGGTGACGCTGGGAGCCGCCGCCGTCAACGCGCTGATCTCCCCCTGGTTCGTGCAGCGCCGGCCCGCCGCGCTGGGCATGGCCTACAACGGCGCCAGCGTCGGCGGCATCGTGTTTTCGCCCTTGTGGGTCTACCTGATCAGCCAGGCGGGATTTGCCCAGGCCGCCCTGTGGGTGGGCCTGGCGATGGTGGCGGCGATCGCCGTGCTGTCGCGCAAGGTGTTCGCCGTCACGCCGCAGCAGCTCGGCCAGGAGCCGGATGGCATATCCACGGCGGCTCAGGCGCCTGCCCCTGCAACACGCGTCGCGTCGCCAGCGCCGGTGGCTAACCTGTGGCGCGACCGGGCCTTCCTCACTTTGGCCGCGGGCATGGCGCTGGGCCTGTTCGCCCAGATCGGCCTGATCGCGCATCTGCTGTCGATGCTGGCGCCGTTGCTGGGCGCGCAGACCGCCGGCCTGGCCATGGGGCTGGCCACGGCCGCGGCCATCGGCGGACGCACGCTGGTCGGTTGGCTGATGCCTGCCAGCGTCGACCGGCGCAAAGTGGCCTGCCTGGCCTACGCCATCCAGATCGCCGGCTCGCTGGTGCTGATGCTGGCCGCCGAGCACGCCTGGGCCATCTGGCTGGGCGTACTGCTGTTCGGCTCGGGCATAGGGAACGCAACCTCGCTGCCGCCGCTGATCGCACAGACCGAGTTCGCCCGCGCAGACACGCAACGCGTGGTGCCGCTGATCGTCGCCATATCGCAAGGCGCCTATGCCTTCGCGCCCGCCTTGTTCGGCATGCTGCGGGCGTGGTCGGAACAGGCCGGGCAGCCGCTGCTCTGGTTCCTGGCCGCGGCGGCCAGCTTGCAGGCCGCCGCCATCGCCTGTTTTGCGCTGGGGCGGATTACTCGAGTCCGCCGCGGCGGGCAACCAGCCCGGCCATGA
- a CDS encoding ArsR/SmtB family transcription factor: MESEFADINLSAVAGAIADPARARMLCVLLDGRARTATELAAAADIGASTASSHFQRLREQGLVEMAVQGKHRYYRLANAEVAHALEALLVVAGAERVPFKPNTPSALREARTCYDHMAGTLAVRIHDAMLSRKWLAADGRDYVLTPLGEAALAQIGVDVAQARQRRRRFACSCLDWSERRSHLGGALGAALLDALTGRGWISKDLDSRALSVTKKGQKQFPAFFGPADDQPAAGAQRDRHVAA; the protein is encoded by the coding sequence ATGGAATCCGAGTTCGCCGACATCAATCTCTCCGCCGTGGCGGGCGCCATCGCCGATCCGGCGCGGGCGCGCATGCTGTGCGTGCTGCTGGACGGCCGCGCCCGCACGGCGACCGAACTGGCCGCCGCCGCCGATATCGGCGCTTCTACGGCCAGCAGCCATTTCCAGCGCCTGCGGGAGCAGGGCCTGGTGGAAATGGCCGTGCAGGGCAAGCACCGCTACTACCGCCTGGCCAATGCCGAGGTCGCACATGCGCTCGAAGCTTTGCTGGTGGTGGCCGGGGCGGAGCGCGTGCCGTTCAAGCCCAACACGCCGTCGGCGCTGCGCGAAGCGCGTACCTGCTACGACCACATGGCGGGCACGCTGGCCGTGCGCATCCATGACGCCATGCTGTCGCGCAAGTGGCTGGCGGCGGACGGACGCGACTATGTGCTGACGCCCTTGGGCGAGGCCGCCCTGGCGCAGATCGGCGTGGACGTGGCCCAAGCGCGCCAGCGCCGGCGGCGCTTTGCATGCTCCTGCCTGGACTGGAGCGAACGCCGCTCGCACTTGGGCGGCGCCTTGGGCGCGGCCTTGCTGGATGCGCTCACGGGCCGCGGCTGGATCAGCAAGGACCTGGATTCGCGCGCGCTGAGCGTCACGAAAAAGGGCCAAAAGCAGTTTCCCGCTTTTTTCGGCCCGGCCGATGACCAGCCCGCCGCGGGCGCGCAGCGAGACCGGCATGTCGCCGCTTGA